One segment of Panicum virgatum strain AP13 chromosome 1K, P.virgatum_v5, whole genome shotgun sequence DNA contains the following:
- the LOC120703432 gene encoding uncharacterized protein LOC120703432, which translates to MQQGDQMECGGKEEQLLQLVCVRSASTGEEAMAEWAAEQSSSRSALSLFKEKEAEIERRKLEVRDKVFSMLGRVEEESKRLAFIRQELEVMADPTRREVDAIRKRIDKVNKQLKPLGKTCLRKEKEYKMCLDAYNDKSNEKATLVNRLMELVSESERLRMKKLEELNKTIESLY; encoded by the exons ATGCAGCAGGGGGACCAGATGGAGTGCGGCGGCAAGGAggagcagctgctgcagctCGTGTGCGTGCGGAGCGCGTCGACGGGCGAGGAGGCGATGGCGGAGTGGGCGGCGGAGCAGTCGTCGTCGCGGTCGGCGCTGTCGCTgttcaaggagaaggaggcggAGATCGAGCGCAGGAAGCTGGAGGTGCGGGACAAGGTGTTCTCCATGCTGGGccgggtggaggaggagagcaAGCGCCTCGCCTTCATCCGCCAGGAGCTCGAGGTCATGGCCGACCCCACGCGCCGGGAGGTCGACGCCATCCGCAAGCGCATCGACAAGGTCAACAAGCAGCTCAAGCCGCTCGGCAAGACGTGCCTCAGAAAG GAGAAGGAATACAAGATGTGCCTCGACGCCTACAACGACAAGAGCAACGAGAAAGCTACGCTCGTCAACAGGCTCATGGAG CTCGTGAGCGAGAGCGAGAGGCTGCGGATGAAGAAGCTTGAAGAGCTCAACAAGACGATAGAGTCCCTCTACTAG
- the LOC120703412 gene encoding putative RING-H2 finger protein ATL69 isoform X2, with protein sequence MSGMSVVTTAMAFSVSAFFVLFVFTRLLCARLHLSRAAAADRAAGDAFVVSAYNVERGIHGLEPSVVTTFPTVKLGDGGPQRPPVQEAQCPVCLEEYEAKDVVRVLQACGHAFHAPCIDAWLRQHPTCPICRASLRAKAGGGGGNRAAPPPDYSALVAGAAARAAPSHHVPAASSSDDAASPQAPDADGRLEIIIEEPASSPDGPSPAAAGAGAGRHSPCAEAAARQSASAAAGASSEHC encoded by the exons ATGAGCGGCATGAGCGTGGTGACCACGGCGATGGCCTTCTCGGTCAGCGCCTTCTTCGTGCTCTTCGTCTTCACCAGGCTGCTCTGCGCGCGCCTCCACCtgtccagggccgccgccgccgaccgcgccgccggcgacgccttCGTCGTCTCGGCCTACAAC GTGGAGCGCGGGATCCACGGGCTGGAGCCCTCCGTGGTGACGACCTTCCCCACCGTCaagctcggcgacggcggcccgcAGCGGCCGCCGGTGCAGGAGGCGCA GTGCCCGGTGTGCCTGGAGGAGTACGAGGCCAAGGACGTGGTGCGCGTGCTGCAGGCCTGCGGCCACGCCTTCCACGCGCCCTGCATCGACGCCTGGCTCCGGCAGCACCCCACCTGCCCGATCTGCCGCGCCTCCCTGCGCgccaaggccggcggcggcggcggcaaccgcgcagcgccgccgcccgactacagcgccctcgtcgccggcgccgccgctagggCGGCCCCCTCCCACCATGTCCCGGCGGCGTCCTCGTCCGACGACGCCGCGTCACCGCAGGCGCCCGACGCGGATGGCCGGCTGGAGATCATCATCGAagagcccgcctcctcccccgACGGCCcgagccctgccgccgccggtgccggtgccggccgCCATTCTCCCtgcgccgaggcggcggcgaggcagagcgcgagcgccgccgccggcgcgtcgtCGGAGCATTGCTAG
- the LOC120703405 gene encoding PAN domain-containing protein At5g03700-like, which yields MEAVVARIRLVLVLCVAAAAAAALMASPGAAAGEGAAAAATAQELRRGFSVTHDQSYSQFQPVLADPTGAFALGFLRVKATMLDLAVLHLPSAFPLWRAIPDRPAPWSAPASLSFDGGLVLTDRAASKVLWSAAAASPGDRAVLLNTSNLQIQSTSAGVVWQSFDHPSDTIVQGQNLTTAAALYTLDRRFAMRLGSNYFALYIEPPSPGGVAAAAMYLKHTALQAKAQIVAGGGPTYARVEPDGFLAMYQKEGPPADVLSFDTFNRGVRALRRMTLEPDGNLRAYYWDGARWAADYTSITEACELPTTCGAYSVCAQPRGGCECLLGNATDGSGCAAAAAPGSLCGTPGGEVGGLYRAVRRRGVEPANKELLGFERAASAADCEARCERKCSCWGAVYSNGTGYCYLLDYPAQLLVEGDERKLGYFKVRSLEEEAAGRGGGGGAGGVKAALLAVGVAAVVGAAAFGAYRAWDRRRRAAADARRQLGAVDDGLSPGP from the coding sequence atggaggcggtggtggcgaggATTCGTCTCGTGCTGGTGCtttgcgtggcggcggcggcggcggcggcgctgatggcttctccgggcgccgccgccggcgagggtgcggcggcggcggcaacggcgcaGGAGCTGCGGCGAGGCTTCTCGGTGACCCACGACCAGTCCTACTCGCAGTTCCAGCCGGTGCTCGCCGACCCCACCGGCGCCTTCGCGCTCGGCTTCCTCCGCGTCAAGGCCACCATGCTGGACCTCGCCGTCCTCCACCTCCCGTCGGCCTTCCCGCTCTGGCGCGCGATCCCCGACCGCCCGGCGCCCTGGTCCGCGCCCGCCTCCCTCTCCTTCGACGGCGGCCTCGTCCTCACCGACCGCGCGGCCAGCAAGGTGCtctggtccgccgccgccgcctcgcccggCGACCGCGCCGTCCTCCTCAACACGTCCAACCTCCAAATCCAGAGCACCAGTGCTGGCGTGGTGTGGCAGAGCTTCGACCACCCGTCGGACACCATCGTCCAGGGCCAGAACCTCACCACCGCGGCTGCGCTCTACACCCTCGACCGGCGCTTCGCGATGCGGCTGGGGAGCAACTACTTCGCGCTCTACAtcgagccgccgtcgccgggcggcgtcgccgccgccgccatgtacTTGAAGCACACGGCGCTGCAGGCCAAGGCCCAGatcgtggccggcggcgggccgacCTACGCGCGTGTGGAGCCCGACGGCTTCCTCGCCATGTACCAGAAGGAGGGCCCGCCCGCCGACGTGCTCTCGTTCGACACCTTCAACCGCGGCgtccgcgccctccgccgcatGACCCTGGAGCCCGACGGGAACCTCCGCGCCTACTACTGGGACGGCGCCCGGTGGGCCGCCGACTACACCTCCATCACCGAGGCCTGCGAGCTCCCCACCACCTGCGGCGCCTACAGCGTCTGCGCGCAGCCCCGCGGCGGGTGCGAGTGCCTGCTGGGGAACGCGACCGACGGTtcgggctgcgccgccgccgccgccccgggcaGCCTGTGCGGCACCCCTGGCGGGGAGGTCGGCGGGCTGTaccgggcggtgcggcggcggggcgtggaGCCGGCGaacaaggagctcctggggttcgagcgcgcggcgtcggcggcggactGCGAGGCGCGGTGCGAGCGCAAGTGCAGCTGCTGGGGCGCGGTGTACAGCAACGGCACCGGGTACTGCTACCTCCTCGACTACCCGGCGCAGCTGCTGGTGGAGGGCGACGAGCGCAAGCTGGGCTACTTCAAGGTCAGGAGcctcgaggaggaggcggccggacgcggcggcggcggcggcgcgggcggggtcAAGGctgcgctgctcgccgtcggcgtcgcGGCTGTGGTCGGCGCGGCTGCGTTCGGGGCGTACAGGGCGTGGGACAGGAGGCGGCGGGCCGCCGCGGACGCGAGGCGGCAGCTGGGCGCCGTCGACGACGGGCTCTCGCCGGGGCCGTAG
- the LOC120703412 gene encoding E3 ubiquitin-protein ligase Os03g0188200-like isoform X1 — MSDSKGGMSGMSVVTTAMAFSVSAFFVLFVFTRLLCARLHLSRAAAADRAAGDAFVVSAYNVERGIHGLEPSVVTTFPTVKLGDGGPQRPPVQEAQCPVCLEEYEAKDVVRVLQACGHAFHAPCIDAWLRQHPTCPICRASLRAKAGGGGGNRAAPPPDYSALVAGAAARAAPSHHVPAASSSDDAASPQAPDADGRLEIIIEEPASSPDGPSPAAAGAGAGRHSPCAEAAARQSASAAAGASSEHC, encoded by the exons ATGTCAGATTCGAAGGGCGGCATGAGCGGCATGAGCGTGGTGACCACGGCGATGGCCTTCTCGGTCAGCGCCTTCTTCGTGCTCTTCGTCTTCACCAGGCTGCTCTGCGCGCGCCTCCACCtgtccagggccgccgccgccgaccgcgccgccggcgacgccttCGTCGTCTCGGCCTACAAC GTGGAGCGCGGGATCCACGGGCTGGAGCCCTCCGTGGTGACGACCTTCCCCACCGTCaagctcggcgacggcggcccgcAGCGGCCGCCGGTGCAGGAGGCGCA GTGCCCGGTGTGCCTGGAGGAGTACGAGGCCAAGGACGTGGTGCGCGTGCTGCAGGCCTGCGGCCACGCCTTCCACGCGCCCTGCATCGACGCCTGGCTCCGGCAGCACCCCACCTGCCCGATCTGCCGCGCCTCCCTGCGCgccaaggccggcggcggcggcggcaaccgcgcagcgccgccgcccgactacagcgccctcgtcgccggcgccgccgctagggCGGCCCCCTCCCACCATGTCCCGGCGGCGTCCTCGTCCGACGACGCCGCGTCACCGCAGGCGCCCGACGCGGATGGCCGGCTGGAGATCATCATCGAagagcccgcctcctcccccgACGGCCcgagccctgccgccgccggtgccggtgccggccgCCATTCTCCCtgcgccgaggcggcggcgaggcagagcgcgagcgccgccgccggcgcgtcgtCGGAGCATTGCTAG
- the LOC120703427 gene encoding 1,4-alpha-glucan-branching enzyme 2, chloroplastic/amyloplastic-like produces MAALAPALAVSGAAVRAPRPTGGGDRRRGAGRPSPSLAFLSRGARDEASGRRGAMRAAAAASGKVVVPEGENDGLTSSPDSARFQSDELEVPDITDGKIESSEAMQGAGSEALNREVLGSARQEKPRTVPPPGDGQKIFQIDPMLQGYKYHLEYRYSLYRRIRSDIDEHEGGLEAFSRSYEKFGFNRSAEGVTYREWAPGAHSAALVGDFNNWDPNADRMSKNEYGVWEVFLPNNADGSLPIPHGSRVKVRMDTPSGIKDSIPAWIKYSVQPPGEIPYDGIYYDPPEEVKYVFKHPQPKRPKSLRIYETHVGMSSPEPKINTYANFRDDVLPRIKKLGYNAVQIMAIQEHSYYGSFGYHVTNFFAPSSRFGTPEDLKSLIDRAHELGLLVLMDVVHSHASSNTLDGLNGFDGTDTHYFHSGPRGHHWMWDSRLFNYGNWEVLRFLLSNARWWLEEYKFDGFRFDGVTSMMYTHHGLQVSFTGNFNEYFGFATDVDAVVYLMLVNDLIHGLYPEAVSIGEDVSGMPTFAIPVHDGGVGFDYRLHMAVADKWIELMKQSDESWKMGDIVHTLTNRRWLEKCVTYSESHDQALVGDKTIAFWLMDKDMYDFMALDRPATPTIDRGIALHKMIRLITMGLGGEGYLNFMGNEFGHPEWIDFPRGPQRLPSGKFIAGNNNSYDKCRRRFDLGDADYLRYHGMQEFDQAMQHLEEKYGFMTDDHQYISRKHEEDKVIVFEKGDLVFVFNFHCNNSYFDYRVGCRRPGVYKVALDSDAGLFGGFGRIHHAAEHFTTDCSHDNRPHSFSVYTPSRTCVVYAPADTMTPESSEESK; encoded by the exons atggcggcgctggcgccggcgTTGGCGGTCTCCGGGGCCGCGGTGAGGGCTCCACGGCCCACCGGCGGCGGGGACCGGAGGCGCGGGGCAgggcggccgtcgccgtcgttggCCTTCCTCTCTC GGGGTGCTCGAGATGAGGCTTCGGGAAGGCGCGGGGccatgcgcgcggcggcggcggcgtccgggaaGGTGGTTGTTCCCGAGGGCGAGAACGACGGCCTGACATCCTCGCCCGACTCGGCTCGGTTCCAGTCCGACGAACTGGAG GTACCAGACATCACTGACGGTAAGATCGAGTCTTCAGAGGCAATGCAGGGTGCTGGTTCTGAAGCCTTGAACAGAGAGGTTTTAGGATCAGCTCGCCAGGAGAAACCGCGAACTGTTCCACCACCAGGGGATGGACAGAAAATTTTCCAGATTGACCCCATGCTGCAAGGCTATAAGTACCATCTTGAGTACAG GTACAGCCTCTACAGGAGAATCCGTTCAGATATTGACGAGCACGAAGGAGGCTTGGAAGCCTTCTCCCGTAGTTATGAGAAGTTTGGATTTAATCGCAG TGCTGAAGGTGTCACCTACCGAGAATGGGCTCCTGGAGCACAT TCTGCAGCATTGGTGGGTGACTTCAACAACTGGGATCCAAACGCAGACCGTATGAGCAAG AATGAGTATGGTGTTTGGGAGGTTTTTCTGCCTAACAATGCAGATGGTTCGTTACCTATTCCTCATGGTTCTCGTGTAAAG GTGAGAATGGATACTCCATCAGGGATAAAGGATTCAATTCCTGCCTGGATCAAGTACTCAGTGCAGCCCCCAGGAGAGATACCATATGATGGGATTTATTATGATCCTCCTGAAGAG GTGAAGTATGTGTTCAAGCATCCTCAACCTAAACGACCCAAATCACTGCGGATATATGAAACACATGTTGGAATGAGTAGCCCG GAACCGAAGATCAACACATATGCAAACTTTAGGGACGATGTCCTCCCAAGGATAAAAAAACTTGGATACAATGCAGTGCAAATAATGGCAATCCAAGAGCACTCATATTATGGAAGCTTTGG ATACCATGTTACTAATTTTTTTGCACCAAGTAGTCGTTTTGGAACCCCAGAAGATTTGAAGTCTTTGATTGATAGAGCACATGAGCTAGGTTTGCTTGTGCTCATGGATGTTGTTCACAG TCATGCATCAAGTAATACTCTGGATGGATTGAATGGTTTTGATGGTACGGATACACATTACTTTCATAGTGGTCCGCGAGGCCATCATTGGATGTGGGATTCCCGCCTGTTCAACTATGGGAATTGGGAA GTTTTAAGATTTCTTCTCTCCAATGCTAGATGGTGGCTTGAGGAATATAAATTTGATGGTTTCCGTTTTGATGGTGTGACCTCCATGATGTACACTCACCATGGATTACAA GTATCATTTACGGGGAACTTCAATGAGTATTTTGGCTTTGCCACCGATGTAGATGCAGTGGTTTACTTGATGCTGGTAAATGATCTAATTCACGGACTTTATCCTGAGGCTGTATCCATTGGTGAAGAT GTTAGTGGAATGCCTACATTTGCAATTCCTGTTCACGATGGAGGAGTGGGCTTTGACTACCGGCTGCATATGGCTGTGGCTGACAAATGGATTGAGCTAATGAA GCAAAGTGACGAATCTTGGAAGATGGGTGATATTGTGCACACACTGACAAATAGAAGGTGGTTAGAGAAGTGTGTTACTTATTCTGAAAGTCATGACCAAGCACTAGTTGGTGATAAGACTATTGCATTTTGGTTGATGGACAAG GATATGTATGATTTCATGGCTCTGGATAGACCTGCAACACCTACCATTGATCGTGGGATAGCATTGCATAAGATGATCAGACTTATCACAATGGGTTTAGGAGGAGAAGGATATCTTAATTTCATGGGAAATGAGTTTGGACATCCTG AATGGATAGATTTTCCAAGAGGTCCGCAAAGACTCCCTAGTGGTAAGTTTATTGCAGGGAATAACAACAGTTATGACAAATGCCGTCGAAGATTTGACCTG GGTGATGCGGACTATCTTAGGTATCATGGTATGCAAGAGTTTGATCAGGCAATGCAACATCTTGAGGAAAAATATGGA TTTATGACCGATGATCACCAGTACATTTCTCGGAAACACGAGGAGGACAAGGTGATTGTGTTTGAAAAGGGAGATTTGGTATTTGTGTTCAATTTCCATTGTAACAACAGCTATTTCGACTACCGTGTTGGCTGTCGGAGACCTGGGGTTTATAAG GTGGCCTTGGACTCAGACGCTGGACTGTTCGGTGGATTCGGCAGGATCCATCACGCTGCAGAGCACTTCACCACC GACTGCTCGCATGACAACAGGCCCCATTCGTTCTCGGTGTATACACCAAGCAGAACCTGCGTCGTCTATGCTCCAGCGGACACAATGACACCGGAGAGCAGCGAGGAAAGCaagtaa